In Tiliqua scincoides isolate rTilSci1 chromosome 1, rTilSci1.hap2, whole genome shotgun sequence, the following are encoded in one genomic region:
- the CASP8AP2 gene encoding CASP8-associated protein 2 — translation MAMDDNDGMTYSNLLHGDSPCGGRDDDESSVDIYDGLDSTSILSVNTATKVTPARSNLNLFDEILIEEGTAKEASYNDLQAENERHQQQLQELMKKLQEIQEQNSTLQKENQSLKKNISALIKTARVEINRKDEEISKLQRRFSEVPVHQNVYTRTYFQASANSGRNSEGSKAKTNAFRDSLTENNPKMGHRTKQAQSKDMSHSHPPGDTENKKSYSEKRNGMDIQRPHPEELHSDGVHSRLTNVDSSADKEKGKREIKSNDCRYKTKAQQNGGSTTDKMLDVHEKLHVNPEKTIRNGLWKDSKDLKIRNCPKTEKFPKQLMLKDKLVSKTEYSSSDRDEKSQNTNQKDLKRRNKDDNSGGQRLSQRHQEPQRRPGKESNLPERNINAKSPQKLSKSYMEDRKRKDSNCRRSRDESEHGFRGRKLSPLPPSMSNRDRKRGHSKENSSKHEFESVHSKSERHRTEEKRKNERESLREDWNLQNERTDSKVVSQKIAKEAIKKCNARKEGNKSFPAEELAKTVDDLEPQISTNPRKNEEQSKSKDLKLSFMQTLNLTLSPAKKQGEEFKTVSKSINNCDREILGQKNIIVPAEPITTNKQEKTSDCIPNNSVQTILEKIMISEPSVKVRSEDVAETLDPESSKTTSDLQKTEECELVDNVKVLPKPGTEVEEADETLMASSPGSPLDQGTLPDNVFNDLETVSSLDFDSFSVIDEINGTDSDSLVEMEETSNFASEKIFKTPEKENTLPKPVPFKNTVEESKLSEDVPPANQKSSLCKPSFPDGDLLKTCKVLSPTVQVQDAQPISADDDNSILSIDLNHMRYIPKVISPINSPIRPLAKALRMECLYKGSMKNYNIVPEGTVVCPTKNLSSDLNKENQKPLRTDHQISEMESQLNLSSDELEEGEIVSDEDKPTIERHSENGKRSRGKTSPDRSNLANSPHNPNAKTTPSSEDTGKLPSKKKKTKEKFKTETIISSKEVKKNNTVNINSLEKIVHITAEPSTLHEVMQMLRAIRKQLRKNYMKLKIQFPIQQFHRIIDSAILNFTSLVKYLDFSKVSKTSNALKLNLCEVIESKLKLIKKNSAVEHLFEQQQLEMKKRLWKLVDEQLDNLFDKIKKILLKLCKSIGNERDGTADDKQTAKSPKCLVSHKTDRQKSKKQTLNARTQKLEECALPKPVVGNQLSRKGHSDINKMDTAKNMTTKQTSSYSVNTKHSQAGVELSKGKSIQDMESALKAGKYEKEGLQVVGDSQKSDLSCGPLTEQQMSGLTFNLVNDAQMGEMFKSLLQGSDLSEKNVDYMDENQWEFKTPIKHMPVSQTCGDDPAYEAEESIPKETRTESRVLDDIKWPVVSPEREPSFLARLQMPIDPDILDESCMFDIPTSPALKKGEGCISGRPKSLVSSVLLEDLAVSLTIPSPLKSDSHLSFLKPDVFGSVPENVLSAHFSEDAHLEEEDASEQDIHLALESDNSSSKSSCSSSWASMPAAPGFQYCPSLPMQAVIMEKSNDHFIVKIRRAAPSTSPGLDQVSVANEPLTSFTERGDSEILSQENLDILNSKSIPLEKAAVSKEKRKITDSESQMSDNIVNQQASDLLESVKEPLACLEKDETKQSEPQQDANSDAPDKVLESVECLFSNSKQEQQLSNMSVPLQEPSRNTSQNQGPGLLATHQTLHSGKHSVADSEDTSDLLDTPKELEKPLESLKRSPNKTSQNENIPEVFELPQIDTMRSCKVASCAIVEHSPISSAVVPLEDEFSSKAHFSICIDLTDEPPMENEVDSWDLTVEPALSEGTRSLNKANEECKTADHCVTDDPLEHRVNNAIINLTEPLPDKLAAGENFETKINLNIDGPGGQPSLDKESKKRKKETEEISCTKRQRKESCETACKKSVRSSKKSKETVNILSKTTPSVRDKDALPPTSSLSPSSLYAKNIIKKKGEVIVSWTRNDDREILLECQKKGPSEKTFASLGARLNKSSNQVEERFKQLVKLFQMSHCS, via the exons TTGCAGGCTGAAAATGAGAGACATCAGCAACAACTTCAAGAGTTGATGAAGAAGCTTCAGGAAATACAAGAACAG AATTCCACTCTGCAAAAAGAAAACCAATCTCTTAAGAAGAATATTTCAGCTCTTATCAAAACAGCTAGAGTGGAAATTAATCGCAAGGATGAAGAAATTAGTAAACTGCAGCGAAG ATTTTCAGAGGTTCCAGTTCATCAGAATGTGTACACTCGAACGTACTTCCAGGCATCAGCTAACAGTGGAAGGAACTCTGAAGGATCTAAAGCAAAAACGAATGCATTCAGAGATTCACTTACAGAGAACAATCCAAAAATGGGTCATAGAACTAAACAAGCTCAGTCCAAAGACATGTCTCACAGTCATCCACCTGGGGatacagaaaataaaaaatcTTACTCAGAAAAAAGAAATGGCATGGATATTCAAAGACCTCATCCTGAAGAGCTGCACAGTGATGGCGTTCATTCAAGGCTGACAAATGTTGACAGCTCTGCTgacaaagaaaaggggaaaagagaAATCAAAAGTAATGACTGCAGGTACAAAACCAAAGctcagcaaaatggaggcagcacTACAGACAAAATGTTGGATGTTCATGAAAAGTTGCATGTTAACCCCGAAAAAACAATCAGAAATGGACTCTGGAAAGACAGTAAAGACTTAAAGATCAGAAACTGCCCCAAAACTGAGAAGTTCCCAAAACAGCTGATGCTGAAGGATAAATTAGTATCAAAAACAGAATACTCTAGTAGTGATAGGGATGAAAAGTCACAAAACACAAATCAAAAGGACCTCAAAAGACGAAATAAAGATGACAATAGTGGTGGACAAAGACTATCTCAAAGGCATCAGGAGCCACAAAGAAGACCTGGTAAGGAAAGTAATCTCCCAGAAAGGAATATAAATGCAAAAAGTCCACAAAAATTAAGTAAAAGCTACATGGAAGACAGAAAGAGGAAAGACAGCAACTGTAGACGGAGCAGAGACGAAAGTGAGCATGGGTTCCGAGGGCGGAAGTTGTCTCCGCTGCCGCCTTCAATGTCTAATAGAGACCGCAAACGTGGACATTCCAAGGAGAACAGCAGTAAACATGAATTTGAGAGTGTACATTCAAAATCGGAGAGACATCGAActgaagagaaaaggaaaaatgagagagagagccttAGAGAGGATTGGAATTTACAAAATGAAAGAACAGATTCAAAAGTTGTATCACAGAAAATAGCAAAGGAAGCTATTAaaaaatgcaatgcaagaaaagaaggaaataaaTCTTTTCCAGCAGAAGAACTTGCCAAGACAGTAGATGACTTGGAGCCGCAGATATCTACAAATCCTAGAAAGAATGAAGAGCAGTCCAAAAGCAAAGATCTAAAACTTAGCTTTATGCAGACTCTAAATTTAACACTTTCTCCTGCTAAAAAACAAGGTGAGGAATTCAAAACAGTATCAAAATCTATCAATAATTGTGACAGAGAGATTCTAGGTCAGAAGAACATAATAGTACCGGCTGAACCTATTACCACTAATAAGCAAGAAAAAACATCAGATTGTATCCCCAACAATTCTGTTCAAACCATTCTGGAGAAAATCATGATTTCTGAGCCCAGTGTGAAGGTGAGAAGTGAAGATGTGGCAGAAACCCTTGACCCAGAGTCATCTAAGACAACATCAGACCTGCAGAAGACAGAAGAGTGTGAACTGGTTGATAATGTAAAGGTCCTGCCAAAGCCTGGAACTGAGGTGGAAGAAGCTGATGAAACCCTTATGGCTTCTAGCCCAGGAAGCCCTTTGGATCAAGGCACTCTTCCAGATAATGTTTTCAATGACTTGGAAACTGTAAGTTCTTTGGATTTTGATTCCTTTAGTGTAATAGATGAGATTAATGGGACAGATTCAGACTCATTGGTGGAGATGGAAGAGACCAGCAACTTTGCAAGCGAAAAAATCTTCAAGAcacctgaaaaagaaaacacacttcCCAAACCTGTGCCTTTCAAGAATACTGTGGAAGAAAGCAAACTGAGTGAGGATGTACCACCTGCCAACCAAAAGTCTTCTCTCTGCAAACCAAGCTTTCCTGATGGAgaccttttaaaaacatgtaaagTATTAAGCCCTACAGTTCAAGTACAAGATGCACAACCAATTTCTGCTGATGATGACAACTCTATACTGAGCATTGATCTTAATCATATGAGGTATATCCCAAAAGTAATCAGCCCAATTAATAGTCCAATTCGTCCCTTGGCTAAAGCACTCAGAATGGAATGTCTTTACAAAGGATCCATGAAAAATTACAACATAG TTCCTGAAGGTACAGTTGTTTGTCCTACAAAAAACCTGTCAAGTGACCTCAACAAAGAAAATCAAAAGCCACTTCGCACAGATCACCAGATCTCAGAGATGGAGTCTCAGCTGAATCTGTCTTCAGATGAACTAGAAGAAGGCGAAATTGTAAGCGATGAGGATAAGCCCACAATAGAAAGACACTCTGAGAATGGTAAAAGGTCAAGAGGTAAAACATCTCCTGATAGATCTAATTTAGCTAATAGTCCACACAATCCAAATGCCAAGACTACACCTTCTAGTGAAGACACTGGAAAATTACcttcaaaaaaaaagaagactaaAGAAAAATTCAAAACTGAAACCATAATATCCTCCAAGGAAGTAAAGAAAAATAACACTGTGAACATTAACAGTCTTGAAAAAATAGTTCACATTACTGCTGAACCCTCTACTTTACATGAGGTTATGCAGATGCTGAGAGCTATAAGAAAGCAATTAAGGAAAAATTACATGAAGCTTAAGATACAGTTTCCAATTCAGCAGTTTCATAGGATAATAGATTCAGCAATTCTGAATTTTACATCTCTGGTAAAATATCTTGACTTCTCTAAAGTATCTAAAACAAGCAACGCCTTAAAGCTGAATCTCTGTGAAGTAATAGAATCTAAACTGAAGCTGATAAAAAAGAACAGTGCAGTAGAGCATCTCTTTGAACAGCAGCAACTGGAAATGAAGAAAAGGTTGTGGAAACTTGTGGATGAGCAGCTTGACAACTTGtttgacaaaataaaaaaaatcctcctgAAGCTCTGTAAAAGTATTGGAAATGAGAGGGATGGAACTGCAGATGATAAACAAACAGCAAAAAGTCCCAAATGCCTTGTAAGTCACAAAACTGATAGACAGAAATCAAAGAAACAAACGTTAAACGCCAGAACTCAAAAGCTAGAAGAGTGTGCTCTTCCAAAGCCAGTGGTAGGCAATCAATTGTCTAGGAAGGGTCACAGTGACATAAATAAAATGGATACAGCAAAAAATATGACTACAAAACAAACAAGTTCTTACAGTGTTAACACAAAACATTCTCAGGCTGGTGTTGAGCTTTCCAAGGGAAAGTCCATACAGGATATGGAGTCTGCTCTGAAAGCtggaaaatatgaaaaagaaggATTGCAGGTGGTTGGAGACAGTCAGAAGTCTGATCTTAGTTGTGGACCTCTCACAGAACAGCAGATGTCTGGCCTAACATTCAACCTGGTGAATGATGCTCAGATGGGTGAAATGTTCAAGAGTTTGTTACAGGGTTCTGATCTTTCAGAAAAGAATGTTGACTACATGGATGAAAATCAGTGGGAGTTCAAGACACCAATAAAACACATGCCAGTCAGTCAGACGTGTGGGGATGATCCTGCATACGAAGCAGAAGAATCCATTCCAAAAGAGACCCGAACAGAGTCAAGAGTACTGGATGACATTAAATGGCCTGTAGTTTCACCTGAAAGAGAACCCTCTTTTTTAGCTAGGCTTCAGATGCCCATTGACCCAGATATTCTTGATGAAAGCTGCATGTTTGACATTCCTACTAGTCCTGCTTTGAAGAAAGGCGAAGGGTGCATTTCTGGGAGACCAAAGTCCCTTGTCTCTTCAGTTCTTCTGGAAGACCTAGCAGTATCCTTGACTATCCCCTCTCCCTTGAAATCAGATAGTCATCTCAGCTTCTTGAAACCTGATGTTTTTGGTTCCGTTCCTGAGAATGTTCTAAGCGCGCACTTCAGTGAAGATGCCCATCTTGAAGAGGAGGATGCTTCTGAACAGGACATCCACTTGGCTTTGGAATCTGATAATTCAAGCAGTAAATCAAGCTGTTCATCATCATGGGCAAGTATGCCTGCTGCTCCTGGATTTCAGTATTGCCCAAGTTTGCCAATGCAGGCTGTAATAATGGAGAAATCCAATGATCACTTCATTGTTAAGATAAGGCGTGCTGCACCATCTACTTCACCAGGCCTTGATCAGGTGTCTGTAGCAAATGAACCACTAACCTCTTTTACTGAGAGAGGAGACAGCGAAATTCTGTCACAAGAAAACCTGGACATTTTGAATTCCAAAAGCATACCACTGGAAAAAGCAGCAGTGTCTAAGGAAAAGAGAAAGATAACTGACTCTGAAAGTCAGATGTCTGATAATATTGTAAATCAGCAAGCTTCTGATTTGCTTGAGTCTGTGAAGGAACCGCTTGCATGTCTTGAGAAAGATGAAACCAAACAATCTGAACCCCAACAGGATGCCAATTCTGATGCTCCTGATAAGGTGCTTGAATCTGTTGAGTGCCTGTTTAGTAATAGCAAGCAAGAACAACAACTCAGTAATATGTCTGTGCCCCTTCAAGAGCCATCCAGAAATACCAGTCAAAACCAAGGCCCCGGCTTGCTTGCAACCCATCAAACGTTACATAGCGGCAAGCATAGTGTTGCTGACTCAGAAGATACCTCTGACTTGCTGGATACAccaaaagaactggagaaaccTTTAGAGTCTTTGAAAAGATCCCCAAATAAAACAAGCCAGAATGAAAATATCCCTGAGGTTTTTGAACTCCCCCAGATAGACACAATGAGAAGTTGTAAAGTTGCATCCTGTGCTATTGTTGAACATTCTCCAATTagttctgcagtggttccacttGAAGATGAGTTTTCCTCCAAGGCCCATTTCAGTATATGTATAGACTTGACTGATGAACCTCCCATGGAAAATGAGGTTGATTCATGGGATCTTACAGTAGAGCCTGCCCTAAGTGAAGGAACGAGGAGCTTAAATAAAGCTAATGAGGAATGTAAGACAGCGGACCATTGTGTCACAGATGATCCTTTGGAGCACAGAGTTAATAACGCCATAATAAATTTGACAGAGCCGCTGCCCGACAAACTTGCAGCAGGTGAGAATTTTGAAActaaaattaatttaaatattGATGGTCCAGGAGGTCAACCAAGCCTTgataaagaaagcaaaaaaagaaaaaaggagactgAAGAAATATCCTGCACCAAAAGACAAAGAAAGGAGAGTTGTGAAACGGCTTGTAAAAAGTCTGTGAGAAGCAGCAAGAAGTCTAAAGAGACTGTGAACATATTAAGTAAAACGACTCCATCAGTTCGGGACAAAGATGCTTTACCACCCACATCCTCTCTGTCGCCATCCAGTTTATATGCCAAAAATATCATTAAGAAGAAAGGGGAAGTTATAGTCTCTTGGACAAG AAATGATGACAGGGAGATTCTGTTGGAATGTCAGAAAAAAGGTCCTTCAGAAAAAACATTTGCTTCTCTTGGTGCCAGACTAAATAAAAGTTCAAATCAG GTTGAAGAAAGGTTCAAGCAGTTAGTGAAGCTGTTCCAGATGTCACACTGCAGTTAG